One window from the genome of Pseudomonas frederiksbergensis encodes:
- a CDS encoding lipocalin family protein: MMRLVFVLLAGLVLAGCATSGVDPLAPKTVSSVNLKRYQGTWYELARLPMYFQRNCAQSEAHYTLKPDGNVDVFNRCLTSDWKWEEARGTAYPQVPGKTDKLWVEFDTWFSRILPGVAKGEYWVLYVSDDYKTAIVGDPSRRYLWLLSRTPTVKVDVREELLSKARQQGYDTTRLVWRASDRQMAKTSD; this comes from the coding sequence ATGATGCGGTTAGTGTTTGTGCTTTTGGCTGGCCTGGTATTGGCCGGCTGTGCCACTTCTGGCGTAGACCCGTTGGCGCCCAAGACCGTCAGCAGTGTCAATCTCAAGCGTTACCAAGGGACCTGGTACGAGCTGGCCCGCCTGCCGATGTATTTCCAGCGCAACTGTGCGCAATCCGAAGCCCATTACACCCTCAAGCCCGACGGCAACGTGGACGTGTTCAACCGTTGCCTGACTTCGGATTGGAAGTGGGAAGAAGCCAGGGGGACGGCTTACCCGCAGGTACCGGGCAAGACCGACAAGCTCTGGGTCGAGTTCGACACCTGGTTTTCGAGGATCCTGCCGGGTGTGGCCAAGGGCGAATATTGGGTCTTGTATGTCAGCGATGACTACAAGACCGCCATCGTTGGCGATCCGAGCCGTCGCTACCTATGGCTGCTGTCGCGCACGCCAACGGTCAAGGTCGATGTGCGCGAAGAGCTGCTGAGCAAGGCACGCCAGCAGGGTTATGACACCACGCGGTTGGTCTGGCGCGCGTCGGACCGGCAGATGGCCAAGACCTCGGACTGA
- a CDS encoding formimidoylglutamate deiminase, whose translation MSAFFAERALLPNGWANDVRLEVDAEGVLTDVQADSHADGAERLGGPLLPGMPNLHSHAFQRAMAGLAEVAGNPNDSFWTWRDLMYRLVGKISPDQLGVIARQLYIEMLKAGYTSVAEFHYVHHDIDGAPYANPAELALRISQAASDAGIGLTLLPVLYSHSGFGGQAPNDGQRRFINSTENYLKLQSRLQPILAGQPSQALGLCFHSLRAVTPGQIHDVLAASDRDCPVHIHIAEQQKEVDDCLSWSGARPLQWLYENAEVDQRWCLVHATHASPQEVSLMAKSRAIAGLCLTTEANLGDGIFPAVDFLAQGGRMGIGSDSHVSLSVVEELRWLEYGQRLRDQRRNRLYRTDQPVVGRTLFDAALQGGAQALGQPIGTFEVGKRADWLVLDGNDPYLATASGDGILNRWLFAGGDRQVRDVMVGGKWVVRNGRHGGEEESARAFTRVLRELLD comes from the coding sequence TCGGTGGGCCGCTGTTGCCGGGCATGCCGAACCTGCATTCCCATGCGTTCCAGCGGGCCATGGCCGGGCTGGCGGAAGTGGCGGGCAATCCCAACGACAGTTTCTGGACCTGGCGCGACCTGATGTATCGTCTGGTCGGAAAAATCAGCCCCGACCAATTGGGCGTCATCGCCCGGCAGCTGTACATCGAGATGCTCAAGGCCGGCTACACGTCAGTGGCCGAATTCCATTACGTGCACCATGACATCGACGGCGCGCCCTACGCCAACCCAGCGGAACTGGCCCTGCGAATCAGCCAGGCCGCCAGCGACGCCGGCATCGGCCTGACGCTGCTGCCGGTGCTCTACAGTCACTCCGGTTTTGGCGGCCAGGCACCCAATGACGGGCAGCGCCGCTTCATCAACAGCACCGAGAACTACTTGAAGCTGCAGTCACGCTTGCAGCCGATCCTGGCCGGGCAACCGTCCCAGGCGCTGGGTTTGTGCTTCCACTCGCTGCGCGCCGTGACCCCCGGGCAGATTCACGACGTGCTGGCCGCCAGCGACCGTGATTGCCCGGTACACATCCACATCGCCGAACAGCAGAAAGAAGTGGACGACTGCCTGAGCTGGAGCGGTGCCCGTCCGCTGCAATGGCTGTATGAAAATGCCGAAGTCGACCAGCGCTGGTGCCTCGTCCATGCGACCCACGCCAGCCCACAAGAGGTCAGCCTCATGGCCAAGAGCAGGGCGATTGCCGGTTTGTGCCTGACCACCGAGGCGAACCTGGGCGACGGGATATTTCCGGCCGTGGATTTCCTCGCCCAGGGCGGGCGGATGGGCATCGGCTCCGACAGCCATGTGTCGTTGAGCGTGGTCGAAGAGTTGCGCTGGTTGGAATACGGCCAGCGCCTGCGGGACCAGCGCCGCAACCGGTTGTACCGAACGGATCAGCCAGTGGTTGGACGCACCTTGTTTGACGCAGCGTTGCAAGGCGGTGCCCAGGCACTGGGACAACCTATCGGCACATTCGAGGTGGGCAAGCGTGCCGACTGGCTGGTGCTCGATGGCAATGATCCGTACCTCGCCACGGCCAGCGGTGACGGCATCCTCAATCGCTGGCTGTTTGCTGGCGGCGATCGCCAGGTGCGCGATGTGATGGTCGGCGGCAAGTGGGTGGTGCGCAATGGACGCCATGGCGGCGAAGAGGAAAGCGCCCGGGCGTTTACCCGGGTGCTGCGCGAACTCTTGGACTGA